The proteins below come from a single Candida albicans SC5314 chromosome 7, complete sequence genomic window:
- the TRS33 gene encoding Trs33p (Putative TRAPP complex subunit; constitutive expression independent of MTL or white-opaque status), whose translation MTEDILDKQTYVSSTSLQFLLQELVPTSIRVSHKLLDPTVSTFAEESEQTRIDQQLSTIKSDFPGTVNVLDSPLLDNDEVTIRVESYGYSLGLKIAEVLLYKSSGNKVVDILDIMKFVCRDVWKCLYNKQMDNLRTNHRGTFVLVDNNYKLISSLNSSKGMQETLSKAKVYLWFPCGVIRGILMSFGIEANVSAEITQFPAVVFNIHTSINN comes from the coding sequence ATGACAGAAGATATATTGGACAAACAAACATATGTTAGCAGCACAAGTCTACAATTTTTGCTTCAAGAGTTAGTACCGACCTCCATTCGTGTTTCGCATAAACTTTTAGATCCAACTGTCTCGACGTTTGCAGAAGAGTCTGAACAAACCAGAATAGATCAACAactatcaacaattaaaagTGATTTCCCTGGTACAGTCAATGTCTTGGATTCACCGTTGTTAGACAATGATGAAGTCACCATTAGAGTGGAATCATATGGTTACAGTTTGGGATTGAAAATAGCTGAAGTGTTACTATATAAAAGTTCGGGCAATAAGGTGGTGGATATTTTGGACATTATGAAATTCGTGTGTCGAGACGTTTGGAAATGTTTATATAACAAACAAATGGATAATTTAAGAACCAACCACCGAGGAACATTTGTTTTGGTTGATAACAACtacaaattgatttctcTGCTTAATAGTTCTAAAGGTATGCAAGAGACGTTGAGCAAGGCAAAAGTATATTTATGGTTCCCCTGTGGTGTAATACGAGGAATATTGATGAGTTTTGGTATTGAAGCTAATGTTTCAGCTGAAATAACCCAATTTCCAGCTGTAGTATTTAATATCCATACGAGCATAAATAATtag
- a CDS encoding short-chain dehydrogenase/reductase (Short-chain dehydrogenase/reductase; upregulation correlates with clinical development of fluconazole resistance), whose product MFVILSLIIDLIYWLNKQFRYISDLIIGNVFDPRFDIVLVTGGVTGLGRELVSQIISKGAQVVVLDILEPLEEDLNTVGLTHYKCDVSDPQDVLRTQKLVRKEIGVVTVLINNAGIATGKPVLDLSFQEIEKTIQINLLSSFYTIKAFLPDMMLRGRGYIVTIASVLGYMSPARLSAYGASKSGLIALHESLTYELGSPSLNPQGIKTLLVCPGQLKTGMFQGVATPSTIFAPELDPAFVASSVVNAIESGRRGEIKLPLYSKVIPMFRALPWPIVEVTRRITGIDQSMIDFKSKISKVASSVSSLRNISLSGSKNVSTEVTPTFAVAESTPQENKAALSQTEIS is encoded by the coding sequence ATGTTTGTTATTCTCTCTCTAATCATCGACTTGATCTATTGgttaaataaacaatttagATATATATCTGATCTAATCATTGGTAATGTTTTTGATCCGAGgtttgatattgttttaGTGACTGGTGGTGTAACAGGGTTGGGACGAGAACTTGTGCTGCAAATTATTTCCAAAGGTGCACAGGTTGTCGTATTGGATATATTAGAACCtttagaagaagatttaaaCACAGTTGGATTGACACATTACAAATGTGATGTTAGTGATCCTCAGGATGTTTTAAGAACACAAAAGCTAgtgagaaaagaaattgggGTAGTAACCGTACTAATAAACAATGCCGGTATTGCAACGGGGAAACCGGTATTGGATTTATCCttccaagaaattgaaaaaacaatacaaatTAACTTGCTATCCAGTTTTTACACTATAAAAGCTTTTCTTCCCGATATGATGCTACGGGGCCGTGGTTATATAGTAACCATAGCTTCGGTTTTGGGATACATGTCTCCGGCGCGACTCAGTGCATACGGTGCATCAAAATCAGGGCTAATTGCATTACATGAATCTTTAACTTATGAGTTGGGGTCTCCTTCTTTGAACCCACAGGGAATCAAAACTCTATTAGTGTGTCCTGGCCAATTGAAGACCGGAATGTTTCAAGGCGTGGCTACCCCTTCGACCATCTTTGCACCTGAATTAGATCCTGCATTTGTCGCATCAAGTGTAGTTAATGCCATTGAACTGGGAAGAAGAGGAGAAATTAAATTACCGTTATATAGCAAAGTAATACCCATGTTCCGAGCTTTGCCGTGGCCAATTGTTGAAGTCACTAGAAGAATAACTGGTATTGATCAAAGTATGATTGACTTCAAGTCgaaaatatcaaaagtaGCCAGTAGTGTTTCGTCTTTGAGGAATATTTCGTTGCTGGGGTCAAAAAATGTGTCAACTGAGGTTACTCCGACATTTGCTGTCGCCGAGTCAACACCGCAGGAAAACAAGGCGGCTTTGTCTCAGACAGAGATTTCCTAA
- the ECM42 gene encoding glutamate N-acetyltransferase (Ornithine acetyltransferase; Gcn2, Gcn4-regulated; clade-specific gene expression; possibly essential gene, disruptants not obtained by UAU1 method; Spider biofilm induced), whose amino-acid sequence MHKVTKFAIRHLSDKASRFVPKAGVYPKGYAVGGIHCGVKKDGKSLDLAILQNTFGKNASAAGVFTVNKFKAAPVQVSKKILKEKSGSGINSFVINSGNANAVTGTQGMKDAEDMVLVTDSVLENPTNSSLVMSTGVIGNNLPIDKILGGIPKLASQHLGNTHQHWIDCATAICTTDTFPKLVTKRFSIGDDTYTLAGLCKGAGMICPNMATLLGFFVTDAPVTPSALQQILKYAVDRSFNSITVDGDMSTNDTIVAMANGAAGGEVIDNTSSCAERYSRLQAEIVDFAQQLAQLVVRDGEGATKFITIRVKDALSYKDAKSIASSIANSSLFKTAMYGKDANWGRILCAIGYADVTSANSVIPEKTSVKFVPVDGSEHLNLLVNGEPEQVDEERASEILQNEDLIVEINLGTNGGQSADFWTCDLSHEYVTINGDYRS is encoded by the coding sequence atgCACAAGGTAACAAAATTTGCAATTCGCCATTTGTCAGATAAAGCAAGTCGATTTGTTCCAAAAGCCGGTGTTTATCCAAAAGGTTATGCTGTGGGTGGAATTCATTGTGGGGTCAAAAAAGATGGGAAATCGTTAGACTTGGCCATTTTGCAAAATACATTTGGAAAGAACGCATCTGCTGCTGGAGTGTTTACAGTCAATAAATTCAAGGCAGCTCCAGTACAAGTttcaaagaaaatattaaaagaaaagctGGGTTCGGGTATCAACTCATTTGTTATTAATAGTGGAAATGCAAATGCAGTTACTGGTACTCAAGGTATGAAAGATGCCGAAGACATGGTTCTTGTGACTGATTCCGTTTTAGAGAATCCTACAAATTCTAGTTTGGTCATGTCCACGGGTGTCATTGGGAACAATTTGCCAATCGATAAAATCTTAGGTGGCATTCCGAAATTGGCATCTCAGCATCTAGGTAACACCCATCAACATTGGATTGACTGTGCAACAGCAATTTGCACAACCGATACTTTCCCAAAATTAGTAACTAAACGCTTTTCTATTGGTGATGACACTTATACATTAGCTGGTTTGTGTAAAGGGGCTGGTATGATCTGTCCAAATATGGCCACATTGTTGGGATTCTTTGTTACTGATGCGCCAGTAACCCCTTCAGCTTTGCAGCAGATTTTAAAGTATGCAGTTGATAGATCATTCAACAGCATAACTGTAGATGGTGACATGTCTACCAATGATACTATAGTGGCAATGGCTAATGGTGCTGCTGGCGGTGAGGTGATTGATAACACTTCTTCTTGTGCAGAAAGATATTCTCGTTTACAAGCcgaaattgttgattttgctCAACAGTTGGCTCAATTGGTTGTCAGAGATGGTGAAGGTGCCACCAAGTTTATTACTATCAGAGTTAAAGATGCATTATCATACAAAGACGCCAAGTCCATTGCATCAAGTATTGCAAACTCATCCCTTTTTAAAACTGCCATGTATGGTAAAGATGCAAACTGGGGACGTATATTATGTGCCATTGGTTACGCAGATGTCACCTCTGCCAATTCTGTGATTCCAGAAAAAACTAGTGTCAAGTTTGTTCCTGTTGACGGAAGTGAgcatttgaatttattggtTAATGGGGAGCCCGAACAAGTTGACGAGGAAAGAGCATCTGAAATATTGCAAAATGaagatttgattgttgaaatcAACTTAGGAACAAACGGTGGCCAAAGTGCTGACTTTTGGACATGTGATTTGTCCCACGAATACGTTACTATTAATGGTGACTACAGATCTTAG
- a CDS encoding uncharacterized protein (Predicted DNA-directed RNA polymerase; role in transcription; Spider biofilm induced) — protein sequence MQILRLSGRHLCNITLKCLKRQITTLSVPDRSVSDITSSIFEVTKDINHGPRSSTKVMKYVSSFYQNVKIMNLEQISRILTDIANDMLKRDDNVINNCEFYFNCLKIGLNCFSESTSTEALYLLRNNIEDYRKVIVKFRGLGTVPETVPYSEMKNIQNLFLKTILHLYSVSKQSGKSRIITNPIMEYFLHSLKSFDTDIQEFANELTQEESLQKALTEICFEKQISLPVTKTSIEREPYHSVSIDQYLDEYGGIDYENICKYISDYKFTWRGQYINDKLFNYYDTLSTEEKSQFMEAYLDFNKSKELIIEKYTNRIVHVSSEASKQFEKSFKFGMSEKNLIHKWITDTTEQIEKILEIETSLSNEEVIIHHFKPFLETVTIQSIINYIIFSILGSPDGKLTTVIEKMKYSFPSVLSQHASPNLKGEVFQYINDDAYIKLTHQLVKLIIENCKVPITSKQMEQLQNSLKLENKEIADQFLISSGGNDDEYLAFCKETKRITNTKNKTYIIVKMHPYIELKLQSLKLGTHLHYLPMLHPPKPWVNPQSGGYLTIKTSFVSTNDSIQVELLNRAGVRGQLDNAYSCLDQMGNTAWAINPLMLDVFNKLMGNPDGFLSIPPSVPDETLPQKTKTELKSLRITFEIMNKLANAFGENGDLLYHCYSLDFRGRIYPFSPLTHYGGDLARSLFMFWYSEPLGPNGFYWIKYQLASLFGQKNCLEFYEENYDNIIDSARNPMTGKKWWMKADKPFSALAVCFEIKKILDYRMSGGKIEDYKCRLPIHQDGSCNGLQHYAGLAADETGGAAVNLIRSETKQDVYTKVLEIVKKKIEQDISEQNLGTVNLETAKFFLPILNRKLVKRPVMTTVYGVTLAGASSQIMQTIKEIVEDHRTNPSKTTFSNETLHKLKSVQLTQTSYLAKKILDSIDELFVHAKQIEKWLLQNTKRILTSYNIKTIDHLLNNNPSSFETIFTTPMSFFPMSWISPCGLPVIQAYRKIPTSRFNGAIGKTTWNNSNKLSPMDRRKHELGIAPNFIHSLDAAHLFMTCDSANKAGLTFSAIHDSYWTHPNNVEKLSKILREQFVELYSMDYLKYVRQDFINQVKNSYQLVYFKKKDYPGLANKIAEIRKHYPERKKPHKLAFELREMTEQGEEHIMRKLYQRYKPRVFHIVSDKCYEYRNDTVVQPEPKCKGMMEIFVPVSIINVPPKGNLDISKVLDSPYFFS from the coding sequence ATGCAAATACTTAGACTACTGGGAAGACACTTATGTAATATAACACTAAAATGCTTGAAAAGACAAATAACTACATTATCTGTACCAGATCGATCTGTGAGTGATATCACCTCATCGATATTTGAAGTCACCAAAGATATCAATCATGGACCAAGAAGTTCAACAAAAGTCATGAAATATGTCAGTAGCTTCTATCAAAATGTTAAAATCATGAATCTTGAACAGATTTCTCGAATATTAACAGATATAGCGAATGATATGTTGAAACGGGATGATAATGTGATAAATAATTGTGagttttatttcaattgtttaaagaTTGGATTGAACTGTTTTTCAGAATCAACATCTACTGAAGCATTATATTTACTACGAAATAATATTGAGGATTATAGAAAAGTGATAGTGAAATTTAGAGGACTTGGAACAGTGCCTGAAACAGTGCCGTATTcagaaatgaaaaatattcagaacttgtttttaaaaacaatattgCATCTTTACTCAGTTTCAAAACAATCCGggaaatcaagaattattacCAATCCGATCATGGAATACTTCTTACATAGTTTAAAAAGTTTTGACACCGATATCCAAGAGTTTGCCAATGAGTTGACACAAGAAGAAAGTTTGCAAAAAGCATTGACAGAAATTTGCTTTGAGAAGCAAATTAGTTTACCAGTTACAAAAACATCGATAGAGAGAGAACCATACCATCTGGTGTCCATTGATCAGTACTTGGATGAGTATGGAGGGATAGACTATGAAAACATTTGTAAATATATATCAGATTACAAATTCACATGGCGTGGTCAATATATCAATgacaaattattcaattattatgatACACTTTCAACTGAAGAGAAATCACAATTCATGGAAGCATACTTGGATTTTAACAAGTCGAAGGaattaataatagaaaAGTATACCAATAGAATTGTGCATGTTTCACTGGAAGCATctaaacaatttgaaaaatctttcaaatttggCATGAGtgaaaagaatttgattcacAAGTGGATAACAGACACAACTGAAcagattgaaaaaatattagaaattgaaaccagTTTGTCAAATGAAGAAGTTATTATTCATCACTTTAAGCCATTTTTGGAAACAGTGACAATTCAATcgattataaattatattattttttcaattttaggCTCCCCCGATGGGAAATTAACCACAGTTATAGAAAAGATGAAATATTCGTTTCCTAGTGTGTTATCACAACATGCTTCTCCAAACTTGAAAGGTGAAGTATTCCAATATATAAACGATGATGCTTATATTAAATTGACCCATCAATTGGTCAAGTTGATAATAGAGAATTGCAAAGTCCCCATCACAAGTAAACAGATGGAACAACTTCAGAATTCTTTAAAACtagaaaacaaagaaattgcTGATCAATTCTTAATCTCCAGTGGTggtaatgatgatgaatatCTTGCCTTTTGTAAAGAAACAAAACGAATAACTaatacaaaaaacaaaacttaTATTATAGTGAAAATGCATCCCTATATAGAATTAAAACTACAATCTTTGAAGTTGGGGACTCATTTACATTATTTGCCAATGTTACATCCACCAAAACCTTGGGTGAATCCTCAAAGTGGTGGGTATCtaacaataaaaacaaGTTTTGTGTCAACAAATGATTCCATTCAAGTGGAATTATTGAACAGGGCAGGTGTTAGGGGTCAATTGGATAATGCATATTCATGTCTTGATCAAATGGGGAATACCGCTTGGGCGATAAACCCATTAATGTTGgatgttttcaataaattaatgGGAAACCCCGATGGGTTCTTAAGTATCCCGCCACTGGTACCAGATGAAACTTTACCAcagaaaaccaaaacagAATTGAAAAGTCTTCGAATaacttttgaaataatgaataaacTCGCCAATGCCTTTGGTGAAAATGGAGATTTGTTATACCATTGCTACAGTTTAGATTTTAGAGGTAGAATATACCCTTTTTCTCCCTTGACTCATTATGGAGGTGATTTAGCAAGATCTTTATTTATGTTTTGGTATAGTGAGCCATTAGGACCCAATGGATTTTATTGgataaaatatcaattagCTTCATTGTTTggacaaaaaaattgtttagAGTTTTATGAGGAAAATTATGATAACATTATTGATTCAGCCCGTAATCCAATGACGGGGAAGAAATGGTGGATGAAAGCTGATAAACCATTTTCAGCTTTGGCagtttgttttgaaatcaaaaaaatattagaTTATAGGATGTCTGGTGGTAAGATTGAAGATTATAAATGCCGTCTTCCGATTCATCAAGATGGTTCTTGTAACGGGTTACAGCATTATGCAGGTTTAGCTGCTGATGAAACTGGTGGAGCAGCCGTTAACTTGATTAGACTGGAAACAAAGCAAGATGTGTATACCAAAGTTTTAGAAATtgtgaaaaagaaaattgaacaagACATACTGGAACAGAATCTCGGGACAGTAAATTTGGAAACtgctaaattttttttaccgATTTTAAATCGAAAATTAGTGAAACGTCCAGTGATGACAACGGTATATGGGGTCACTTTAGCTGGTGCTAGCTCACAAATAATGCAAACTATCAAAGAGATTGTTGAAGATCATCGTACCAATCCTTCCAAAACCACTTTTAGTAACGAGACATTACATAAATTAAAATCCGTTCAACTAACACAAACATCGTATCTTGCCAAAAAGATTTTGGATTCTATTGATGAACTATTTGTCCATGCCAAACAAATTGAGAAATGGTTATTACAAAATACAAAACGGATTCTTACTTCATACAATATAAAAACCATAGACCACTtgctcaacaacaatccaAGCTCATTTGAAACTATTTTCACTACACCAATGAGTTTTTTCCCAATGAGTTGGATATCACCATGTGGGCTCCCAGTGATTCAAGCATATCGGAAAATCCCCACAAGTAGATTTAATGGTGCCATAGGAAAGACAACTTGGAATAATTCCAACAAATTATCACCAATGGATAGACGTAAACATGAATTAGGAATTGCACcaaattttattcattcattagATGCGGCCCATTTGTTTATGACATGTGACAGTGCAAATAAAGCTGGTCTTACCTTTAGTGCAATTCATGATTCGTATTGGACTCATCCTAATAATGTTGAAAAGTTGTCAAAAATATTGAGAGAACAATTTGTTGAGTTATATTCAATGGACTATTTGAAATATGTACGACAAGATTTTATAAATCAAGTGAAAAATTCTTAtcaattggtttattttaaaaaaaaagattatcCTGGATTAGCGAATAAAATTGCTGAAATACGGAAACATTACccagaaagaaagaaaccTCATAAACTTGCTTTTGAATTAAGAGAAATGACAGAGCAGGGTGAAGAACATATTATGAGAAAATTATATCAACGGTACAAACCAAGAGTGTTTCACATTGTTTCCGACAAGTGTTACGAATATAGAAATGATACTGTTGTTCAACCCGAACCAAAATGTAAGGGGATGATGGAAATATTTGTCCCTGTTCTGATTATCAATGTGCCACCAAAAGGGAATTTAGACATATCAAAAGTATTAGATAGTCCATACTTTTTTTCATAA
- a CDS encoding mitochondrial 54S ribosomal protein MRP49 (Ortholog(s) have structural constituent of ribosome activity, role in mitochondrial translation and mitochondrial large ribosomal subunit localization), whose amino-acid sequence MSTRMFITSKNKYNKKIENAIKKINKLTANPETSFKFDAERFKEIELFVYGQRPITYKPAWGLKLFWKDNLPTLRYHNPDIQFTVNNITVESESELSKLPLKLKVHGTDQSNSFEINCTDKPPSKILSELIEITKARKLTEEELPKLPLRPVK is encoded by the coding sequence ATGCTGACTAGAATGTTTATAACCTCAAAGAACAAATACAataagaaaattgaaaatgctattaagaaaataaataaactcACGGCAAATCCAGAAACttcatttaaatttgatgcTGAAAGGttcaaagaaattgaattatttgtcTATGGCCAACGACCAATTACTTACAAGCCAGCATGGGGACTCAAATTGTTTTGGAAAGATAACTTACCCACTTTAAGATACCATAATCCtgatattcaatttactGTGAACAATATTACTGTTGAAAGTGAGTCTGAGTTATCAAAGTTACCACTTAAATTAAAGGTTCATGGAACAGATCAAAGTAACAgctttgaaattaattgcACCGACAAACCTCCTTCAAAAATACTCAGTGAATTGATAGAAATTACAAAGGCTAGAAAGTTGACTGAGGAAGAACTTCCCAAACTTCCTCTTAGACCAGTCAAATAA
- a CDS encoding uncharacterized protein (Ortholog(s) have role in RNA polymerase II complex import to nucleus, RNA polymerase III complex localization to nucleus and DNA-directed RNA polymerase II, holoenzyme, cytoplasm localization), translated as MFNQPPKILRIKRKRHQDPLQALILEDRRSVKRSKPSSPVTSPRLSPTTTTPVTTTPSENHNYVFKLARTDESDKVNAHDESIIQTILSESQTGIDENNLSEPTKRNFVIPKHQTEEDIEIPNELSDMLDSFLSLEKNNDTKRRKRGRRNTSEESSRPTQLVNAENDNVEEEETQYVYDVYHLTDSEPMTSANHPSTQIGYIRFFEDENETNLLMNDEEDETKPNVLTDDEDSNAESFYQNDYPSDEDAGAFSEQDSLEEENEGYVPHDGVGFKGDNEYFDYEELENLDAEDNYYEEEEEADYEDESSGFKRNQFFKSDIDDPIAIHRDKVFSKLENMINNK; from the coding sequence ATGTTTAACCAACCACCGAAAATTTTACGtataaagagaaaaagacaTCAAGACCCATTACAAGCCTTGATTCTTGAGGATAGAAGATCGGTAAAGCGGTCTAAACCTTCATCACCGGTGACATCACCTCGATTATCACCCACAACTACTACTCCTGTCACCACCACACCACTGGAAAACCACAATTATGTTTTCAAACTAGCCCGAACAGATGAATCTGACAAGGTCAATGCTCATgatgaatcaattattcaaacaatatTATCTGAATCACAAACTGGTATTGATGAGAATAATTTATCAGAACCCACCAAACGAAATTTTGTCATTCCCAAACACCAAACAGaagaagatattgaaattcCAAATGAACTTTCTGATATGCTTGATTCCTTTTTATCACTTGAGAAAAATAATGACACCAAGCGAAGGAAAAGAGGAAGGAGAAACACTAGTGAAGAATCTTCACGTCCTACACAATTGGTCAATGCAGAGAATGACaatgttgaagaagaagagacCCAATACGTTTATGATGTCTATCATTTGACTGATAGTGAACCAATGACTTCAGCAAACCATCCACTGACACAAATAGGATATATTCGAttttttgaagatgaaaatgaaaccaatttattaatgaatgatgaagaagatgaaacCAAACCCAATGTGTTGACcgatgatgaagattcTAATGCCGAGtcattttatcaaaatgatTATCCTAGTGATGAAGATGCCGGAGCTTTTAGTGAACAAGACTCactagaagaagaaaatgaaggTTATGTTCCTCATGATGGGGTTGGATTCAAAGGTGATaatgaatattttgattatgaagaattggaaaatctTGATGCTGAAGACAACTAttatgaagaagaagaagaagcagaTTATGAAGATGAATCTAGTGGGTTTAAACGCAATCAGTTTTTCAAGtctgatattgatgatccCATCGCGATACATAGAGATAAAGTATTTAGTAAACTAGAGAATATGataaataacaaataa
- a CDS encoding uncharacterized protein (Ortholog of C. dubliniensis CD36 : Cd36_71960, Pichia stipitis Pignal : psti_CGOB_00136, Spathaspora passalidarum NRRL Y-27907 : SPAPADRAFT_63786 and Candida tropicalis MYA-3404 : CTRG_05049): MEKQPRSGPIQECLLNGGNCVFNTYMVNADSEVDFRGIFIFVHGWSEHILMYSDLAYFVASLGYDFFAFDLRESGKTRGPYTDVDCPIRDLDFVIEKSTTKYKSFNLIGHSMGGAIILDYLCKGKYRDMIDSVILSGPCVKLHDSIQPSPLKRMFVNIILYWFPGIRYWESKSISAYASVTTNEKKQLEMFNDKLCCPNGPLKIISDMYYRGKRLVETIPDISNKARILIFQSENDSIVDPSAVKSFFNDLSSTTKKIVCIENSGHALFLEKESTVELINKEIESFLKTQ; the protein is encoded by the coding sequence ATGGAAAAGCAACCACGTTCAGGACCAATTCAAGAATGTCTACTCAACGGAGGTAACTGTGTTTTCAATACTTATATGGTTAATGCAGACTCCGAAGTTGATTTCAGGggaatatttatatttgtcCACGGTTGGTCCGAACACATCTTGATGTATCTGGATTTAGCATATTTTGTAGCCTCCCTAGGATATGACTTTTTTGCATTTGACTTGAGAGAGAGTGGCAAAACTAGAGGACCATATACAGATGTTGACTGTCCTATAAGAGATCTTGACTTTGTAATAGAAAAGAGTACAACCAAATATAAATCTTTCAATCTTATAGGCCATTCGATGGGTGGAGCAATTATTCTTGATTATTTATGTAAGGGAAAATATAGAGATATGATAGATTCGGTGATATTGAGTGGGCCATGCGTTAAGCTCCATGACTCTATACAGCCAAGTCCACTAAAAAGAATGTTTGTTAACATAATCTTGTACTGGTTTCCCGGCATTCGTTATTGGGAGTCGAAATCGATTTCTGCATATGCACTGGTGACAACCAAcgaaaagaaacaattggaaatgTTCAATGACAAACTATGTTGCCCTAATGGTCCACTAAAAATTATATCAGATATGTATTACAGAGGTAAAAGACTAGTGGAAACAATCCCAGATATCTCAAATAAAGCCAGGATACTAATATTTCAATCAgaaaatgattcaattgtgGATCCATCTGCTGTAAAGAGctttttcaatgatttatcatctaccaccaaaaaaattgtttgcATAGAGAACTCTGGCCATGCCTTGTTTCTTGAAAAGGAATCGACAGTGGAACTCataaataaagaaatagaGAGTTTTTTAAAAACACAATAA